A window of Microbacterium sp. BK668 genomic DNA:
GACCCGGCCCCCTCGAAGCGCGGAACGAGGCCTTCGATCACTCCGGCCGCGTCGGGAGGCGCCACGAGCACGCCGAACGTGAACCCGATCGCGATGACGGCGAGGAGGCCGATGACGACGAACTCGAACATCCTCGGCCCGCGGCGGGACTGGATGAGCAGGAGCACGATCGAGACCGTGCCCGTGATCGCGCCGCCCCACAGGAGCGGGAGGCCGAAGAGCAGGTTCAGGGCGACGGCGCCCCCGATGACCTCGGCGATGTCGGTCGCCATGGCCACGAGCTCGGCCTGCAGCCAGTACGCGCGTCGGGCCCACGGATTGCGGATGCGGCCGCCGAGGGTCTCGGGGAGGCTCCGCCCGGTGACGATGCCGAGCTTCGCCGAGAGGTACTGGATGAGCCAGGCCATGACGTTCCCGAGCACGACGACCCAGACGAGCAGGTAGCCGTACACGGCGCCGGCGGTCATGTTGCTCGCGACGTTGCCGGGGTCGAGGTAGGCGACCCCCGCGACGAGGGCAGGACCGATGAGCCACGCGAGCCGGGGCATGCCGACGCGGCGCGCAGGCGCGTCGCCCAGCGCCGCTGGCCCCATCGCGGTTTTCGGCATGCCGAAAACCTACGCGATTTTTCGGCGTACCGAAAGCCCGCGATCGCGCCACCTCGCGCCGAGTCGAGGTTGCGGGGTCGAGTCGAGCCACCGCGGGGCATGCCTCACGCCCGGAATCTCGACTCGGCGAAACGAGGCAGGGCGCGGAGCGCCGGGCGGGGGTGGCGCGGGACGGCGGACTACGGGCGCAGGGTGCGGCGGAGCCGCCACACGTTGCCCCCCGACCCCTCGTGGGTGAAGGCGTCCAGCGCCGCGAGGGCGAGCGCGAGCCCCCGGCCGGACTCGGCATCCGTCCCCGGCATCGTGGCGTTGAGGAGGCTCACGGGAGCGGGATCGGCGTTGTCGGTGAACGCCGCCTCGATGGCGCCGGAGGCGACGGATGCCTCGAACGCGGCCTCGATCGGATGCCCCGCCGACGCGTGCGTCACGATGTTCGTCGCGACCTCGCTCGCCGCAAGGGTGAACAGGAGCCGGTCTTCGTCGCGCACCTCCGGTGCGGCGAGCCACAGCTGCTCGAGGGCGTCGTGGATCCCGTCGATGAAGCGCGGGTCGGCCGCGCCCTCGACGCGCACCGCGGGCGTCCGGTCAGGCGTCATCGAACGCCGACGCCGCTGTCGGGTGATCGCGGAGCACCCGGTCGAGGTTGGTGAGCTTCAGTACCTTGCGAACGGCGTCGGGCGTGGCGGCGATGCGGAGGTCGCCGCCGGCCAGGCGGGCCGACTTCAGGCCGCCGATGAGCGCCCCGAGACCCGACGAGTCGACGAACTGGGTGCCGGCGAGGTCGACGACGATCCTGGCCGTCCCGCCTGCGATGAGGTCGTCGACGGCGGAGCGCAGCTGCGGCGCTCCCGTCGCGGTGAGGCGGCCGAGGGGCGAGATGACGGCGTAGCCGTCGGCGTGCGTGACGTTCAGCTCCATAGTGCTCCTAAGTGTCCGACGGATCCGACGCGGCCAGCGGCTGCGGCGCGGGGCCGCGATAGAGCGCGGCCTGGATGATGACGCTCAGAACGGCGAGGTCGTAGATCACCCAGGCGGTGTTGACGAGGGTGCCGGTGCCGTCCGCCGTGCCGAGGCCCAGGCGCACGAGACCGATCACGAGGGCGACCGTCAGCACCGCGATGGCGGTCAGCTGCGGCCAGATCTCGCGCCACGGCGGGCCGCCCTCGGCGCGGCCGTCCTTCTTGGTCACGGCGAAGCTCAGAGGCTTGCCGAACACGACGTTCGCGAACGCGCTCGTGCACGCCTTGATCCACACCGGGAAGAGGGCGAGGGAGTACTGCTGGCCGCGCCACGTCTTGATGCCGCGTGCCACGACGAGGAAGAGGATCTGGTTGACGAGGAAGTATGGGAGGAACCGGATGAAGAAGTCCAGGCTCCATGCGGTGACCGGCATGACCCCGAACACGAGGTAGATGACGGGCGCCGCGAGGTAGATGATCGCGGTGAATCCGGACAGGTAGCTCCACATCGTCGCGAAGTACATGAGTCGCTGACCGGCGGTGAGGCCCTTCTTGACGAGGGGATTGTCGCGCAGCATGACCTGGAGCGTGCCCTGCGCCCACCGCAGGCGCTGGGTGAGCATCGTGCGGAGGTCCTCGGGGGCGAGGCCGTGCGCGAGGATCTCGTGGTGGTAGACGCTTCGCCACCCGAGCGAGTGCAGCTGCATGGCCGTGGCCATGTCCTCGGTGACCGAGATCGTGGCGAGGGGCTGGACGGGCTGCGCCTCGCCGGGGCGGTCCACGCGGAGCGCCTCGACGAGCGCCGACACCGACTCCACCGTGCCGAGGGGGGACAGCTCGCGCGCCGACAGCGCGTCGAGGCCCTCGTCGTCGATCACGATCGCGTCGAGCTCGGCATCCCGCTCGACCGGCAGCTCGCCGATGGCGGCGAGGTCGGCGCGGACGCCGGCGAGGTCTCGCGCGACGAGCCGCTTGGATGCCGAATGCACGGCCGCCTGGACCCGGTAGGTGACATCGGCGATCGGCGCACCGCCCGCGATCTCCGCGCGCGCACGGCCCACCTCGGCGCCGAGCGTCACGAGCTCGCCGCGGATCGCGGCATCCGTCGACGACTTCTTCGACGCGCGCACGAGCATCGTCTCGGCGGCCCTGAGGGTCTGAACCGTCGACTTCTCGAGGTCGCGGACGTACCCGACGACGCCGAGCTGCATGAGCGCGTCCCGGCGGAGGATGGCGTTGGAGCCGCAGAAGAAGGCCGCGTTCCAGCCGTCCTTGCCCTGCTGGATCGGACCGTAGAACAGCGGCGCCTGGCTGCCGAGCGGATCGGCCTCGTCGACGTTGCTGAACCACTGCGGCGTCTGCACGAGCGCGACCTCGGGGTCGTCGGCGAAGTACCCCAGCGTGCGATGCAGGATGAGGGGGTCGGGCACCTGATCGGCGTCGAGGATGAGGAGGAACTCCCCCTCGGTCTGGAAGAGGGCGTTGTTGAGATTGCCCGCCTTGGCGTGGCGCGGCTTGTCCTTCCAGTCCGCCGAGCGCGTGATGTAGCCGATCCCCGCGGCGCGCGCCGCCCCCTCCATGTCGGGCCGTGCGCCGTCGTCGAGGATCCACGTCCGGTGGGGGTAGGCGATGCGCTTCGCGGCGGTCGACGTCGCCATCACGAGGTCGATCGGCTCGTTGTACGTGGTGATGAAGACGTCGACCGTCCCGG
This region includes:
- a CDS encoding STAS domain-containing protein, translating into MELNVTHADGYAVISPLGRLTATGAPQLRSAVDDLIAGGTARIVVDLAGTQFVDSSGLGALIGGLKSARLAGGDLRIAATPDAVRKVLKLTNLDRVLRDHPTAASAFDDA
- a CDS encoding ATP-binding protein, giving the protein MTPDRTPAVRVEGAADPRFIDGIHDALEQLWLAAPEVRDEDRLLFTLAASEVATNIVTHASAGHPIEAAFEASVASGAIEAAFTDNADPAPVSLLNATMPGTDAESGRGLALALAALDAFTHEGSGGNVWRLRRTLRP
- a CDS encoding glycosyltransferase family 2 protein, which produces MTARFATIRILAALSVILGVNYIAWRWLDSVNWSAWWIAVPLVIAETYSLIDTFLFAATMWRAKERPAPTSPPTGTVDVFITTYNEPIDLVMATSTAAKRIAYPHRTWILDDGARPDMEGAARAAGIGYITRSADWKDKPRHAKAGNLNNALFQTEGEFLLILDADQVPDPLILHRTLGYFADDPEVALVQTPQWFSNVDEADPLGSQAPLFYGPIQQGKDGWNAAFFCGSNAILRRDALMQLGVVGYVRDLEKSTVQTLRAAETMLVRASKKSSTDAAIRGELVTLGAEVGRARAEIAGGAPIADVTYRVQAAVHSASKRLVARDLAGVRADLAAIGELPVERDAELDAIVIDDEGLDALSARELSPLGTVESVSALVEALRVDRPGEAQPVQPLATISVTEDMATAMQLHSLGWRSVYHHEILAHGLAPEDLRTMLTQRLRWAQGTLQVMLRDNPLVKKGLTAGQRLMYFATMWSYLSGFTAIIYLAAPVIYLVFGVMPVTAWSLDFFIRFLPYFLVNQILFLVVARGIKTWRGQQYSLALFPVWIKACTSAFANVVFGKPLSFAVTKKDGRAEGGPPWREIWPQLTAIAVLTVALVIGLVRLGLGTADGTGTLVNTAWVIYDLAVLSVIIQAALYRGPAPQPLAASDPSDT